One window from the genome of Pseudonocardia hierapolitana encodes:
- a CDS encoding type VII secretion-associated protein translates to MRPVRVAVQEGAGFVRIAGAGDDGAPWLIAELPASGPGVAALLADLVGPPPRELVLVHPARWPPERAAQWARDCAGLAAAVRTVPAPLAAAGEGEVAVLDVGASTTEATRLDAAGRVRAVAAGEVGGRLLDELVAAHTGRDPAAARAVREALSLLPAVDGVEAAQVRPLLAEPLTAAVAALREVVSGAPRVVLIGGVARTPLLARVVDESGLTQAEVPPRPEAAAVLGALERTLEPHCSLERPETAVRLQAGPYLPRLPARPRRALRGALLGVAAAVGLASLLLLGWLLVPPGAEAVPAGALVQYGYRLDVPAGWEHTGGLPERRRVLLTPVAAPEGSDLIAVERSPLGYDTAAEPQRARAELRAAYDAALREGSAFSGYDPAGHFAGRQVTAYRQEDPGGTVVDWYVVLDRDAQLSVGCRHTPAGAEAVRAACAVVVASVRAG, encoded by the coding sequence GTGCGCCCCGTGCGCGTCGCCGTCCAGGAAGGCGCCGGCTTCGTCCGGATCGCGGGCGCGGGGGACGACGGCGCGCCGTGGCTGATCGCCGAGCTGCCCGCCTCGGGGCCCGGGGTCGCCGCGCTGCTCGCCGACCTGGTCGGCCCGCCTCCGCGGGAGCTGGTGCTCGTCCACCCCGCGCGGTGGCCGCCCGAACGCGCCGCGCAGTGGGCCCGGGACTGCGCCGGGCTCGCCGCCGCGGTGCGCACCGTGCCCGCCCCGCTCGCAGCCGCAGGCGAGGGCGAGGTGGCCGTGCTCGACGTCGGCGCGTCCACGACGGAGGCCACCCGGCTGGACGCGGCCGGCCGCGTCCGGGCCGTTGCCGCCGGGGAGGTGGGCGGGCGGCTCCTCGACGAGCTGGTGGCCGCGCACACCGGCCGCGACCCGGCGGCGGCCCGGGCGGTGCGGGAGGCGCTGTCGCTGCTCCCGGCCGTCGACGGCGTCGAAGCCGCGCAGGTGCGGCCGTTGCTCGCCGAGCCGCTGACGGCCGCGGTGGCGGCGCTGCGCGAGGTGGTGTCGGGCGCTCCCCGCGTCGTGCTGATCGGCGGGGTGGCCCGTACCCCGCTGCTGGCCCGCGTGGTCGACGAGTCAGGCCTCACGCAGGCCGAGGTGCCTCCACGCCCGGAGGCGGCCGCGGTCCTGGGCGCCCTGGAACGCACCTTGGAGCCCCACTGCTCTCTCGAGCGCCCGGAAACAGCAGTACGGCTCCAAGCTGGGCCCTACCTGCCGCGGCTGCCTGCTCGTCCGAGGCGGGCCCTGCGGGGGGCGCTTCTGGGGGTTGCTGCTGCTGTTGGACTCGCCTCGTTGCTCCTGCTCGGGTGGCTCTTGGTGCCGCCCGGCGCCGAGGCCGTGCCGGCGGGTGCCCTCGTGCAGTACGGCTACCGGCTCGACGTGCCCGCGGGCTGGGAGCACACCGGCGGGCTCCCCGAGCGGCGCAGGGTTCTGCTCACCCCGGTCGCCGCGCCCGAGGGCAGCGACCTGATCGCCGTCGAGCGCTCCCCGCTCGGCTACGACACGGCCGCCGAGCCGCAGCGGGCGCGGGCCGAGCTGCGCGCCGCGTACGACGCCGCGCTGCGGGAGGGCTCCGCGTTCTCCGGTTACGACCCGGCCGGGCACTTCGCCGGGCGGCAGGTCACCGCGTACCGGCAGGAGGATCCGGGCGGAACCGTCGTCGACTGGTACGTCGTGCTCGACCGTGACGCGCAGCTCAGCGTCGGCTGCCGGCACACGCCCGCGGGTGCGGAGGCGGTGCGGGCGGCGTGCGCCGTCGTCGTGGCGTCGGTTCGCGCCGGCTGA
- a CDS encoding alpha/beta hydrolase, protein MTRTRSALRPPEVRGAKDAVERLSRPGPHTVLRGDLGMVGLPGVVFAPEEGLGLPAVAFGHDWLQPPERYADLLRHLASWGIVAAAPGSHRGPLPSHAGFAADLRTTLDVCVGVRLGDGKISVDARRTAFAGHGIGGAAALIAAQGHPRAAAVVTIAVAQTHATVHDAARAVTVPVLHLAAGRDTVAPAAGNAEPVAAAAGGPVWLRTLDKASHTGFLEGTHWSDFVLSGSPDAKTRRRTRALVTAFLLHHLQDEDRVDVLVDGKVPGTTLIARP, encoded by the coding sequence GTGACCCGCACCCGCTCCGCTCTCCGACCGCCCGAGGTGCGCGGGGCCAAGGACGCCGTCGAGCGGCTGTCGCGCCCCGGTCCGCACACGGTGCTGCGCGGCGATCTCGGCATGGTCGGCCTCCCCGGCGTGGTCTTCGCGCCCGAGGAAGGGCTGGGGCTGCCCGCCGTCGCGTTCGGGCACGACTGGCTGCAGCCCCCGGAGCGCTACGCCGACCTGCTGCGCCACCTCGCGTCCTGGGGCATCGTCGCGGCCGCCCCCGGTAGCCACCGCGGGCCGCTGCCCAGCCACGCCGGTTTCGCCGCCGACCTGCGCACCACCCTCGACGTCTGCGTGGGAGTGCGCCTCGGCGACGGGAAGATCAGCGTCGACGCCCGCCGCACGGCCTTCGCCGGACACGGGATCGGCGGCGCGGCCGCGCTCATCGCCGCACAGGGCCACCCGCGGGCCGCCGCCGTCGTCACGATCGCGGTGGCGCAGACCCACGCGACCGTCCACGACGCGGCGCGCGCCGTCACCGTGCCGGTGCTGCACCTCGCCGCCGGCCGCGACACCGTCGCACCGGCCGCGGGCAACGCCGAGCCGGTCGCCGCGGCGGCGGGCGGGCCGGTATGGCTGCGAACCCTCGACAAGGCCTCCCACACCGGCTTCCTCGAGGGCACGCACTGGAGCGACTTCGTGCTCTCCGGCAGCCCCGACGCCAAGACCCGCCGCCGCACCCGCGCCCTGGTCACCGCGTTCCTGCTGCACCACCTGCAGGACGAGGACCGCGTCGACGTGCTCGTCGACGGCAAGGTCCCCGGCACCACCCTCATCGCCCGCCCCTGA
- the glmM gene encoding phosphoglucosamine mutase produces MSARRLFGTDGVRGLANGELLIPELAVALSASAARVLAERDRSRRPIAVVGRDPRASGEMLEAAVVAGLTSAGADAVRVGVLPTPAVAFLVGDLGADLGVMISASHNPMPDNGIKLFAAGGHKLPDSVESAVEDGLGAAAERPTGAAIGRVRDLADAVDRYRDHLLAVTPAPLAGLRVVVDCAHGAASTVAPGTYRRAGADVVALHAEPDGLNINDGVGSTHLGPLREAVRAHGADLGIAHDGDADRCLAVDATGAEVDGDQIMAVLAVAMRESGELADDTLVATVMSNLGLHLAMREAGITVRTTAVGDRYVLEELREGGFSLGGEQSGHVVMPRYSTTGDGLLTALRLMARMAATGRSLADLAAIVTPLPQVLQNVRVADKAAVAGSAAVREAVEKAEVELGGSGRVLLRPSGTEQLVRVMVEAPTAEQARATAGRLAEIVAAAR; encoded by the coding sequence TTGAGCGCACGGCGTCTGTTCGGCACCGACGGCGTCCGCGGACTGGCCAACGGCGAGCTCCTCATCCCGGAGCTCGCCGTGGCGCTCTCCGCGTCGGCTGCCCGCGTGCTCGCCGAGCGCGACCGCTCGCGCCGCCCGATCGCCGTCGTCGGCCGGGACCCGCGCGCGAGCGGCGAGATGCTCGAGGCCGCGGTCGTCGCCGGGCTCACCTCGGCCGGTGCCGACGCGGTGCGCGTCGGGGTCCTGCCCACGCCCGCGGTGGCGTTCCTGGTGGGTGACCTCGGGGCCGATCTCGGCGTGATGATCTCCGCGTCGCACAACCCGATGCCGGACAACGGCATCAAGCTGTTCGCGGCAGGCGGCCACAAGCTCCCCGACTCGGTGGAGAGCGCCGTCGAGGACGGGCTGGGCGCCGCCGCGGAACGGCCCACCGGTGCGGCCATCGGGCGGGTGCGCGACCTCGCCGACGCCGTCGATCGGTACCGCGACCACCTGCTCGCCGTCACGCCGGCCCCGCTGGCCGGGCTGCGTGTGGTGGTCGACTGCGCGCACGGCGCCGCCTCCACCGTCGCTCCGGGGACCTACCGGCGGGCCGGCGCCGACGTCGTGGCGCTGCACGCAGAGCCCGACGGGCTCAACATCAACGACGGCGTCGGCTCCACGCACCTCGGGCCGCTCCGGGAGGCCGTCCGGGCGCACGGCGCCGACCTGGGCATCGCCCACGACGGCGACGCCGACCGCTGCCTCGCCGTCGACGCCACCGGCGCCGAGGTCGACGGCGACCAGATCATGGCCGTGCTGGCCGTCGCCATGAGGGAGTCGGGCGAGCTGGCAGACGACACCCTCGTCGCCACCGTCATGAGCAACCTCGGCCTGCACCTGGCGATGCGCGAGGCCGGGATCACGGTCCGCACCACGGCGGTCGGCGACCGGTACGTGCTGGAGGAGCTGCGCGAGGGCGGGTTCAGCCTCGGCGGCGAGCAGTCGGGGCACGTGGTCATGCCGCGGTACTCCACCACCGGCGACGGCTTGCTCACCGCGCTGCGGCTCATGGCGCGCATGGCAGCCACCGGCCGCTCCCTCGCCGATCTCGCCGCGATCGTCACGCCCCTGCCTCAGGTGCTGCAGAACGTGCGGGTGGCCGACAAGGCCGCGGTGGCCGGGTCGGCCGCCGTCCGCGAGGCCGTCGAGAAGGCCGAGGTCGAGCTCGGCGGTTCCGGCCGCGTGCTGCTGCGGCCGTCGGGCACGGAGCAGCTCGTGCGCGTGATGGTCGAGGCGCCCACGGCCGAGCAGGCCCGGGCCACCGCGGGGCGGTTGGCCGAGATCGTCGCGGCGGCCCGATAG
- a CDS encoding FAD-dependent monooxygenase, producing the protein MGAGPAGLVLARLLQRAGIPVTVFERRSRAELTAKPGAGLIEYRSVELLRSVGIADVDLEFTIQNGRMEFRTPTASTVFDYGGLTGGRTNYIYPQHQLVGALCDALVADGGDVRFSTPIAAVRQNGDGVVVMRADGSEIRAQAVVGCEGAHSVVATAMTGLRTNEVDLPARIVAVIADAPPLEEHTIYGLHPRGFAGQMRRGPQQTRYYVEVPGTDTAADWPEDRIREELGLRLDIHGKLDGVPFSEPVLVDLRVRVNEPMQDGRLFLAGDAAHLITAAAGKGMNLAIQDAVELAAGLIDRLGPAGDDRRLAAYSATRLPAIWRTEAFSLWYLRILLAGLHDGTEPAGTVPGGFTNGAREGWLAALLGDPLLARWFAHAYAGVDTSP; encoded by the coding sequence GTGGGTGCCGGTCCAGCCGGCCTCGTACTCGCTCGCCTGCTCCAGCGGGCCGGGATCCCGGTCACGGTGTTCGAGCGCCGGTCGCGGGCCGAGCTCACCGCCAAGCCGGGGGCAGGCCTGATCGAGTACCGGTCTGTCGAGCTGCTGCGCAGTGTGGGGATCGCGGACGTGGATCTCGAGTTCACGATCCAGAACGGCCGCATGGAGTTCCGGACCCCGACCGCGTCGACGGTGTTCGACTACGGCGGGCTGACCGGCGGCCGCACGAACTACATCTATCCGCAGCACCAGCTGGTCGGGGCCCTGTGCGACGCGCTGGTCGCCGACGGCGGCGACGTCCGGTTCAGCACGCCCATCGCCGCGGTGCGCCAGAACGGCGACGGTGTCGTCGTCATGCGTGCGGACGGGAGCGAGATCCGCGCGCAAGCCGTGGTCGGGTGCGAGGGCGCGCACAGCGTGGTCGCGACCGCGATGACGGGCCTGCGGACGAACGAGGTGGACCTGCCCGCCCGCATCGTCGCGGTGATCGCCGACGCCCCGCCGTTGGAGGAGCACACGATCTACGGGCTGCACCCGCGGGGCTTCGCGGGGCAGATGCGCAGGGGGCCCCAGCAGACGCGCTACTACGTGGAGGTGCCGGGCACGGACACGGCCGCGGACTGGCCGGAGGACCGGATCCGCGAGGAGCTGGGGCTCCGCCTCGACATCCACGGCAAGCTCGACGGGGTGCCGTTCAGCGAGCCGGTCCTGGTCGATCTCCGCGTTCGCGTGAACGAACCCATGCAGGACGGCCGACTCTTCCTCGCAGGCGACGCCGCGCACCTCATCACGGCCGCGGCAGGCAAGGGGATGAACCTGGCCATCCAGGACGCCGTCGAACTGGCCGCCGGGTTGATCGACCGCCTCGGCCCGGCGGGCGACGACCGCCGCCTGGCCGCGTACTCCGCCACCCGGCTGCCCGCGATCTGGCGGACCGAGGCCTTCTCGCTGTGGTACCTGCGGATCCTCCTCGCCGGCCTCCACGACGGCACGGAGCCTGCGGGCACCGTGCCGGGCGGGTTCACGAACGGCGCGCGGGAGGGCTGGCTGGCGGCGCTGCTGGGCGACCCGCTGCTGGCGCGCTGGTTCGCACACGCCTACGCCGGGGTCGACACCTCGCCCTGA
- the rplM gene encoding 50S ribosomal protein L13 encodes MPTYSPKPGEITRAWHVIDATDVVLGRLATHAATLLRGKHKPTYAPHMDTGDFVIIVNAEKIAVSGTKRDDKFVYRHSGFPGGLKQRSVGEMIEKHPDRLVEKAIKGMLPKNRLGRAMAKKLKVYAGPEHPHAAQKPAAFEITQVAQ; translated from the coding sequence GTGCCCACGTACAGCCCCAAGCCCGGCGAGATCACCCGCGCCTGGCACGTGATCGACGCCACGGACGTGGTGCTCGGCCGCCTCGCCACGCATGCCGCCACCCTGCTGCGCGGCAAGCACAAGCCGACCTACGCCCCGCACATGGACACGGGCGACTTCGTCATCATCGTCAACGCCGAGAAGATCGCGGTGTCCGGCACCAAGCGGGACGACAAGTTCGTCTACCGCCACAGCGGCTTCCCCGGCGGCCTCAAGCAGCGCTCCGTCGGCGAGATGATCGAGAAGCACCCGGACCGGCTGGTCGAGAAGGCGATCAAGGGCATGCTCCCGAAGAACCGCCTCGGCCGGGCGATGGCCAAGAAGCTCAAGGTCTACGCCGGCCCCGAGCACCCGCACGCCGCGCAGAAGCCGGCCGCGTTCGAGATCACCCAGGTCGCCCAGTGA
- the eccCa gene encoding type VII secretion protein EccCa, with translation MSTGRSRPAPPRMPGGELTLEPPPEPERIIPAGVLQRMLPLAMLVGSVGFIAVLGVRDPTSWLFGGMFAISSLGMLLTGSGRGGGSRTADIDEDRRDYLRYLSVLRDRVRRIAAEQRAALEWSHPEPSAWPAVLRAGRMWERRPADPDFAHVRVGRGAQRLATRLVPPQTGPVDGLEPVAALALRRFLLSHAVVPDLPVALSLRASGIVWLEPAGGAGMDRVRALARAAVVQYALWHAPADALLAVVAPPSLAHEWEWVKWLPHAGHPRRHDLVGPVRMITADADDVRHWWLAELAGRPPGPGIGEPHLLVVVDDVAEGPGAWSGVAGVSVLRVGAPTGRRPAPSVVRLQVAPDLLLRGGGDEQPVVIGRPDGLTVAEAAALARRLARHRAADVTTAGDAATAAPPGLRALLGLAPGPAGIAALRARWARSEADRLRVPIGIDESGGAVTLDLKEAALGGSGPHGLCVGATGSGKSELLRTLVLGLAATHSSEELNLVLVDFKGGATFLGLAGLPHVSAVITNLADEIGLVDRMADALAGEITRRQELLRAAGNLVGVTEYAAARRSGADLPPLPALFVVVDEFSELLAQRPELIDLLVTIGRLGRSLGLHLLLASQRLDEGRLRGLESHLSYRIALRTFSAAESRAVLGVPDAHQLPSAPGSAFLATGTGELVRFRSAYVSGPDTAPRSAGPAPQRPRAHPFRVAPVRESEQATPPDEDLDEGPTVLDAVIAAMAGSGPPAHQVWLPPLGDPPPLDEVAGLAAGPLRVAVGLVDRPYQQRRDALVVDLAGGSGHFAVVGAPRSGKSSVLATAVLGLALTSTPAELGVHVLDFGGGALGALAGLPHVGTVADRQQPDLVRRVVAEFAAVLARREQLFREHGIASVEDFRARRAAGAFPDEPATDVLLVVDGYLVLRGEFDDLEARLLPLAAQGLSYGLHLALSANRWSELRPALKDLVGGRIELRLGEPTESEVDRRRAAGVPARPGHGLAADGAPAVVAAPRTSTGDLPGLVAEIGAARPGPGFAPVRLLPDRIDLDRLPPGAAGIPLGVDEERLARVVLDPAADPHLLCFADAESGKTALLRLVAHGVVTAFPPEEARIVVVDHRRTLLGAVPDSHLIGYTSTADATASAARDVADSLRRRLPGPGVTPRELRERSWWTGPDVYVLVDDYDLVAPGGGSANPLLPLVEFLAQAKDVGLHLVVARRCGGAARALYDPVLGRLRELAVPGLVMNGSPDEGALLGTAKPASEPPGRGVLVDRRRNTRRVQLAWLPPDEDA, from the coding sequence ATGAGCACCGGTAGATCGCGGCCCGCACCACCCAGGATGCCGGGCGGCGAGCTCACGCTCGAACCGCCGCCGGAGCCGGAGCGGATCATCCCGGCGGGTGTGCTGCAGCGGATGCTGCCGCTGGCCATGCTGGTCGGGTCGGTGGGCTTCATCGCCGTGCTCGGCGTGCGGGATCCGACGTCGTGGCTCTTCGGCGGCATGTTCGCGATCTCCTCGCTCGGCATGCTGCTCACCGGCAGCGGGCGCGGCGGTGGCAGCCGCACGGCCGACATCGACGAGGACCGCCGCGACTACCTGCGGTACCTGTCCGTGCTCCGGGACCGGGTGCGGCGGATCGCTGCCGAGCAGCGGGCGGCGCTGGAGTGGTCGCACCCCGAGCCCTCCGCGTGGCCTGCCGTGTTGCGGGCGGGCCGGATGTGGGAGCGGCGGCCCGCCGACCCCGATTTCGCCCACGTCCGCGTCGGGCGGGGCGCCCAGCGCCTCGCCACCCGGCTGGTGCCGCCGCAGACCGGGCCGGTCGACGGCCTCGAACCGGTCGCCGCGCTCGCGCTGCGCCGGTTCCTGCTGAGCCACGCGGTCGTGCCGGACCTGCCGGTCGCGTTGTCGCTGCGGGCGAGCGGCATCGTGTGGCTGGAACCGGCGGGTGGTGCCGGGATGGACCGCGTGCGTGCGCTGGCCCGCGCCGCCGTCGTCCAGTACGCGCTCTGGCACGCACCCGCCGACGCGCTGCTCGCGGTCGTGGCGCCGCCATCGCTGGCCCACGAGTGGGAGTGGGTGAAGTGGCTCCCGCACGCCGGGCACCCGCGTCGTCACGACCTGGTCGGCCCGGTGCGGATGATCACGGCGGACGCCGACGACGTGCGGCACTGGTGGCTCGCCGAGCTCGCAGGCCGCCCACCCGGCCCGGGCATCGGCGAGCCGCACCTGCTGGTGGTCGTCGACGACGTCGCCGAGGGGCCGGGGGCGTGGTCCGGGGTCGCCGGCGTCTCCGTGCTGCGGGTCGGAGCCCCCACGGGCAGGCGCCCGGCCCCGTCGGTGGTGCGGCTGCAGGTCGCGCCGGACCTCCTGCTGCGGGGCGGTGGCGACGAGCAGCCCGTCGTGATCGGGCGCCCCGACGGGCTCACGGTTGCGGAGGCCGCGGCGCTGGCCCGCAGGCTGGCGCGCCACCGCGCGGCGGACGTCACGACGGCCGGAGACGCGGCCACGGCGGCACCGCCCGGGCTGCGCGCGCTCCTCGGCCTCGCGCCCGGCCCGGCCGGGATCGCCGCGCTGCGGGCCCGCTGGGCGCGCTCGGAGGCCGACCGGCTGCGCGTGCCGATCGGCATCGACGAGAGCGGCGGCGCGGTCACCCTCGACCTCAAGGAGGCGGCGCTGGGCGGCAGCGGCCCGCACGGGCTCTGCGTCGGCGCCACCGGTTCGGGCAAGAGCGAGCTGCTCCGCACGCTCGTGCTCGGACTGGCCGCCACCCACTCATCCGAGGAGCTCAACCTCGTCCTCGTCGACTTCAAGGGCGGCGCCACGTTCCTCGGGCTCGCCGGTCTCCCGCACGTCTCCGCGGTGATCACGAACCTCGCCGACGAGATCGGCCTCGTCGACCGCATGGCCGACGCGCTCGCAGGCGAGATCACGCGCCGGCAGGAGCTGCTGCGGGCGGCGGGCAACCTCGTCGGGGTCACCGAGTACGCCGCGGCCCGGCGCTCCGGCGCCGACCTGCCGCCGCTGCCGGCCCTGTTCGTCGTGGTCGACGAGTTCTCCGAGCTGCTCGCGCAGCGGCCGGAACTGATCGACCTGCTCGTCACGATCGGCCGTCTCGGGCGCTCGCTCGGGCTGCACCTGCTGCTGGCCTCGCAGCGCCTCGACGAGGGCAGGCTGCGCGGGCTCGAGTCGCACCTGTCCTACCGGATCGCGCTGCGCACGTTCTCCGCAGCGGAGTCGCGGGCCGTCCTCGGCGTGCCGGACGCGCACCAGTTGCCGTCCGCGCCCGGGTCGGCGTTCCTCGCCACCGGCACCGGCGAGCTCGTGCGGTTCCGCTCGGCGTACGTGTCGGGCCCGGACACGGCGCCCCGCTCGGCGGGCCCGGCGCCGCAGCGGCCGCGGGCACACCCGTTCCGGGTGGCACCGGTGCGTGAGTCCGAGCAGGCGACACCACCCGACGAGGACCTCGACGAGGGGCCCACCGTCCTCGACGCCGTCATCGCGGCGATGGCCGGCTCCGGCCCGCCTGCCCACCAGGTCTGGCTTCCCCCGCTGGGCGACCCGCCGCCGCTGGACGAGGTGGCCGGGCTGGCTGCCGGCCCGCTGCGGGTGGCCGTCGGGCTCGTCGACCGGCCCTACCAGCAGCGCCGCGACGCGCTCGTCGTCGACCTGGCCGGTGGATCCGGGCACTTCGCCGTGGTCGGCGCCCCGCGCAGCGGCAAGTCCTCGGTGCTCGCCACCGCCGTGCTGGGGCTGGCGCTCACCAGCACGCCCGCCGAGCTCGGCGTGCACGTCCTCGACTTCGGCGGCGGCGCGCTGGGCGCGCTGGCCGGGCTCCCCCACGTCGGCACCGTGGCCGACCGGCAGCAGCCGGACCTCGTGCGCCGGGTCGTCGCCGAGTTCGCGGCCGTGCTCGCGCGGCGCGAGCAGCTCTTCCGCGAGCACGGGATCGCGTCGGTCGAGGACTTCAGGGCCCGCCGGGCCGCTGGCGCGTTCCCCGACGAACCGGCCACCGACGTCCTGCTCGTCGTCGACGGGTACCTCGTCCTGCGGGGCGAGTTCGACGACCTGGAGGCACGGCTGCTGCCGCTGGCCGCGCAGGGCCTGTCCTACGGGCTGCACCTCGCGCTGTCGGCCAACCGGTGGAGCGAGCTGCGGCCCGCGCTGAAGGACCTCGTCGGCGGGCGGATCGAGCTGCGGCTGGGGGAGCCGACGGAGTCCGAGGTCGACCGGCGCCGGGCCGCGGGCGTGCCCGCCCGCCCGGGGCACGGGCTCGCGGCCGACGGCGCCCCCGCCGTCGTCGCGGCGCCCCGGACCTCCACCGGCGACCTCCCGGGCCTCGTGGCCGAGATCGGCGCCGCCCGGCCGGGCCCGGGATTCGCCCCGGTGCGCCTGCTGCCCGACCGCATCGACCTCGACCGGCTGCCGCCGGGTGCCGCCGGGATCCCGCTCGGGGTCGACGAGGAGCGGCTCGCGCGGGTCGTGCTCGACCCCGCCGCCGACCCCCACCTGCTGTGCTTCGCCGACGCCGAGAGCGGCAAGACCGCGCTGCTGCGGCTGGTCGCGCACGGCGTCGTGACGGCCTTCCCACCGGAGGAGGCGCGCATCGTGGTGGTCGACCACCGGCGCACCCTCCTCGGCGCGGTCCCGGACTCCCACCTGATCGGCTACACCAGCACCGCCGACGCCACGGCGTCGGCCGCCCGCGACGTGGCCGACTCGCTGCGCAGGCGGCTGCCCGGCCCCGGCGTCACCCCACGCGAGCTGAGGGAACGCAGCTGGTGGACCGGGCCCGACGTGTACGTCCTCGTCGACGACTACGACCTCGTCGCTCCCGGCGGCGGCTCGGCGAACCCGCTGCTCCCGCTCGTCGAGTTCCTCGCGCAGGCCAAGGACGTCGGGCTGCACCTCGTCGTCGCCCGGCGCTGCGGCGGGGCCGCGCGGGCCCTGTACGACCCCGTGCTCGGGCGGCTGCGCGAGCTCGCCGTTCCGGGCCTCGTCATGAACGGCAGCCCCGACGAGGGCGCCCTGCTCGGCACGGCCAAGCCCGCGTCCGAGCCGCCGGGGCGCGGGGTGCTGGTCGACCGGCGCCGCAACACCCGCCGCGTCCAGCTCGCGTGGCTGCCGCCGGACGAGGACGCCTAG
- a CDS encoding WXG100 family type VII secretion target, whose protein sequence is MTQGFGTSVEEMQAAAKHVLSVNDTVQADLATLRARLAPLAGAWRGAAATEFANLMVRWDTDAKALNDALRGIGESIQGSGVSYQAQEDQHTSDMSAIRAALG, encoded by the coding sequence ATGACCCAGGGGTTCGGCACCAGCGTCGAGGAGATGCAGGCGGCCGCGAAGCACGTGCTCAGCGTGAACGACACGGTGCAGGCCGACCTCGCCACGTTGCGAGCGCGGCTCGCCCCGCTCGCCGGGGCGTGGCGGGGCGCGGCCGCCACCGAGTTCGCCAACCTCATGGTGCGCTGGGACACCGATGCCAAGGCGCTGAACGACGCCCTGCGCGGCATCGGCGAGTCGATCCAGGGCAGCGGCGTGAGCTACCAGGCGCAGGAGGACCAGCACACGAGCGACATGTCCGCGATCCGCGCGGCGTTGGGCTGA
- the rpsI gene encoding 30S ribosomal protein S9: MTTPESEFEAVEEAAVDAEATELADAADEYDTEIGADVALPEIPAVYSDRPIQTVGRRKEAVVRVRLMPGSGEFRLNGKSLEEYFPNKLHQQLIREPLVTVEKTERFDIFANLKGGGTSGQAGALRLAIARALIEADSEDRPPLKKAGFLTRDPRVIERKKYGLKKARKAPQYSKR, encoded by the coding sequence GTGACCACGCCCGAGTCCGAGTTCGAGGCCGTCGAGGAGGCCGCGGTCGACGCCGAGGCCACCGAGCTCGCCGACGCTGCCGACGAGTACGACACCGAGATCGGTGCCGACGTCGCGCTGCCCGAGATCCCGGCCGTCTACTCCGACCGCCCGATCCAGACCGTCGGCCGCCGCAAGGAGGCCGTGGTCCGTGTGCGGCTCATGCCCGGGTCCGGCGAGTTCCGCCTCAACGGCAAGTCGCTCGAGGAGTACTTCCCGAACAAGCTGCACCAGCAGCTGATCCGCGAGCCGCTGGTCACGGTCGAGAAGACCGAGCGCTTCGACATCTTCGCCAACCTCAAGGGCGGCGGCACCTCCGGCCAGGCCGGTGCGCTGCGGCTGGCCATTGCCCGTGCGCTGATCGAGGCCGACTCCGAGGACCGCCCGCCGCTCAAGAAGGCCGGCTTCCTCACCCGTGACCCGCGGGTCATCGAGCGCAAGAAGTACGGCCTGAAGAAGGCCCGCAAGGCACCTCAGTACAGCAAGCGCTGA
- a CDS encoding WXG100 family type VII secretion target yields the protein MSEIKVTFAALEAAQSDVSGVAGRMTGQLEDLKRFLAPLVATWEGQAATEYQAKQRQWDTAAAGLANVLGRIGVALGTANESYRQVEQSNASRWRA from the coding sequence ATGAGCGAGATCAAGGTCACCTTCGCGGCGCTCGAGGCCGCGCAGTCCGACGTCTCCGGCGTGGCCGGCCGGATGACCGGCCAGCTGGAGGACCTGAAGCGGTTCCTGGCGCCGCTGGTCGCCACCTGGGAGGGCCAGGCCGCCACCGAGTACCAGGCCAAGCAGCGTCAGTGGGACACCGCCGCCGCAGGCCTCGCGAACGTGCTGGGGCGGATCGGCGTCGCGCTGGGCACGGCGAACGAGAGCTACCGTCAGGTCGAACAGTCCAACGCATCACGCTGGCGCGCGTGA